In the genome of Sander vitreus isolate 19-12246 chromosome 13, sanVit1, whole genome shotgun sequence, one region contains:
- the spry4 gene encoding protein sprouty homolog 4, which translates to MESRVPHHIPGVSSSVISQPLLDSRVPYGRLQHPLTIYPIDQIKSSHVENDYIDSPAIVSQQPPSQKSVNRRITWLGQNQEAFLGANHNHHHNHQHQHHQQGRCEPHPHQDNTTHPWISFSGRPSSISSSSSTSSDQRLLDHAAPTPTVDHHPNLHPHQGPVNTIITRTPGCFTSAESKVLTSSSSASSCSSSSSKSLDLKSAKMPAGGVCTTGGQQGLALIPSSPAEKKHLILCEHCGKCRCTECTLPRTLPSCWVCNQECLCSAQSLVDTATCMCLVKGIFYHCTEDEDDEGSCADKPCSCSQANCCARWSFMAALSVVLPCLVCYLPATGLAKLGQKCYDNVSRPGCRCKNLQGGVSAPVCKNGGVEAKVGTLEKQQQGS; encoded by the coding sequence ATGGAGTCCAGGGTTCCCCACCACATCCCCGGAGTGTCCTCCTCCGTCATATCTCAGCCCCTGCTGGACAGTCGAGTGCCCTACGGCCGACTGCAGCACCCTCTCACCATCTACCCCATCGACCAGATAAAGTCCTCGCATGTGGAGAACGACTACATCGACAGCCCAGCCATCGTTTCCCAGCAGCCTCCGAGCCAGAAGTCTGTGAACCGAAGAATCACCTGGCTTGGTCAGAATCAGGAGGCCTTCCTGGGGGCAAACCACAACCATCATCACAATCACCAACACCAGCACCACCAGCAGGGCAGGTGCGAGCCCCACCCTCACCAGGACAACACTACTCACCCTTGGATTTCCTTCAGTGGGAGGCCCAGCTCTatcagcagcagtagcagcaccTCATCTGATCAGAGGCTGCTGGACCACGCTGCGCCCACCCCAACAGTGGACCACCACCCAAACCTGCACCCCCACCAGGGCCCAGTCAACACAATCATTACCCGAACTCCAGGCTGCTTCACTTCCGCTGAATCAAAAGTCctcacctcctcttcctctgcttcctcctgctcctcctcctcctctaaatCGCTGGACCTCAAGTCTGCAAAGATGCCTGCGGGAGGCGTGTGCACCACTGGAGGCCAGCAGGGGTTGGCACTGATCCCTTCCTCCCCGGCCGAGAAGAAGCATCTCATTCTCTGCGAGCACTGCGGGAAGTGCCGATGCACGGAGTGTACGCTCCCCCGAACCCTACCCTCTTGCTGGGTCTGCAACCAGGAGTGCCTGTGCTCTGCTCAGAGCCTGGTGGATACAGCCACCTGCATGTGCCTGGTCAAAGGGATCTTCTACCACTGCACCGAGGATGAGGACGATGAGGGCTCTTGCGCTGACAAGCCCTGCTCGTGCTCCCAGGCTAACTGTTGCGCACGCTGGTCCTTCATGGCTGCCCTTTCAGTTGTCCTGCCTTGCCTGGTCTGCTATCTGCCAGCTACGGGCCTGGCCAAACTGGGACAGAAGTGTTACGACAATGTTAGCAGGCCCGGCTGCCGCTGCAAGAACTTGCAGGGTGGTGTGAGCGCACCCGTGTGTAAAAACGGTGGCGTGGAAGCAAAAGTTGGGACATTAgagaagcagcagcaggggTCATGA